In one Magallana gigas chromosome 7, xbMagGiga1.1, whole genome shotgun sequence genomic region, the following are encoded:
- the LOC105332210 gene encoding galactoside alpha-(1,2)-fucosyltransferase 2 yields the protein MKTKRYFRTRIIALFGVGLTVIIMMWKNVSNSKNQFDVFQKRETNLTVVGQTFGLQRFEDIACVKFQGRLGNLMMEYVFLYVIAKIKHLYPVVPENSELFQIFNIEKTTLTAIGKSADSCAKLPVYKERWGLSYDEKLHAIPPYKGVQFDGYFQSWKYWIKYENEIRKLLRFKNPITQKAITQMRDIMDKMKFEVNTESVIVSIHIRRGDYATEGHYKYGKLTPNETYYANAMQYFKTRHKNILFVVGSNDIDWSKKALAREKNVYYSTGNSPAEDIALLSLANHTIMSVGTFGWWIGWMAQGTSIFYKNIFRPQSDFAKEFRNNSIDDFVYPGWIPME from the exons atgaaaacaaaaagatatttcCGAACAA GAATTATTGCTCTTTTCGGCGTAGGATTGACCGTGATTATAATGATGTGGAAGAACGTCTCTAATTCAAAAAATCAGTTCGATGTATTTCAAAAAAGGGAAACAAATCTTACAGTGGTTGGTCAAACGTTTGGACTTCAAAGATTTGAGGACATAGCGTGCGTGAAATTCCAAGGACGCCTGGGTAACTTAATGATGGAGTACGTGTTCCTCTATGTCATAgcaaaaatcaaacatttgtatccCGTAGTTCCAGAAAATTCAGAACTGTtccaaatatttaatattgaaaaaacaaCGCTAACCGCCATCGGAAAATCGGCAGATTCGTGTGCCAAGTTACCCGTATATAAAGAGAGGTGGGGACTTTCTTATGATGAAAAGTTACATGCTATTCCACCCTATAAGGGCGTGCAATTCGATGGGTACTTTCAATCGTGGAAATATTGGATTAAGTACGAAAATGAAATTCGAAAACTTTTACGGTTTAAAAACCCAATTACACAAAAGGCCATCACCCAAATGAGGGATATTATGGATAAAATGAAGTTTGAAGTCAATACGGAGAGTGTTATTGTCAGCATACACATCAGACGGGGAGATTACGCAACCGAGGGACATTATAAGTACGGAAAGCTGACACCCAATGAAACTTATTACGCAAACGCcatgcaatattttaaaacaaggcacaaaaacatattatttgtgGTGGGATCTAACGATATAGACTGGTCCAAAAAAGCCTTGGCCAGAGAGAAGAATGTATATTACTCGACAGGAAATTCACCGGCGGAGGACATAGCTTTGCTTTCTTTAGCTAATCATACAATAATGTCTGTTGGTACTTTTGGTTGGTGGATCGGATGGATGGCGCAAGGAACTAGTATATTCTATAAGAACATTTTCAGACCTCAATCCGATTTTGCTAAAGAATTCCGGAATAATTCTATTGATGATTTTGTCTATCCCGGATGGATTCCaatggaataa